A DNA window from Chelativorans sp. AA-79 contains the following coding sequences:
- a CDS encoding exopolysaccharide production repressor exox has translation MLFVILVVALWSVMDAAPLGTVILRAVLCAVVLQIGYFLYVLAMVARPSRRPRTSGAAGSASSGDGPPAKEISVERPLSR, from the coding sequence ATGCTTTTCGTCATCCTCGTGGTGGCGCTTTGGTCGGTGATGGATGCAGCTCCGCTGGGCACGGTGATCTTGCGCGCCGTCCTTTGTGCGGTCGTCCTGCAGATCGGCTACTTCCTTTATGTGCTCGCTATGGTAGCGAGGCCATCGCGCAGGCCGCGGACGTCCGGCGCGGCGGGATCCGCTTCATCAGGTGACGGACCGCCGGCCAAGGAAATCTCCGTCGAGCGCCCACTGTCCCGTTGA
- a CDS encoding sugar transferase — translation MAKSVNFSTVDTNVDLSPPLGGVLKRGFDVVGAACGLILLSPLFLLVAALVKLSDGGTVFYGHPRIGRGGRSFRCLKFRTMRQDGDLVLAAYLCDNPQARAEWETTCKLKHDPRVTRVGAVLRKLSLDELPQILNILAGDMSIVGPRPVVQEELERYGNAAVFYLKSRPGLTGLWQVSGRNDVSYATRVAFDRHYVETWSLAQDIRIIAKTVPAVCLSRGSY, via the coding sequence ATGGCCAAGTCTGTGAACTTCAGCACTGTAGACACGAATGTCGACCTCTCGCCCCCTCTGGGGGGCGTTTTGAAACGCGGGTTCGATGTCGTCGGAGCCGCCTGCGGGCTCATCCTTCTCAGTCCGCTGTTCCTGCTCGTGGCGGCACTGGTGAAACTGTCCGATGGTGGGACGGTATTCTACGGGCATCCCAGAATAGGACGGGGCGGCCGCTCCTTCCGCTGCCTGAAATTCCGGACCATGCGCCAGGACGGCGATCTCGTGCTCGCGGCCTATCTGTGCGACAATCCGCAAGCCCGCGCGGAATGGGAGACCACGTGCAAGCTCAAGCACGACCCGCGCGTCACGAGAGTGGGTGCGGTCCTGCGGAAGCTGAGCCTCGACGAATTGCCCCAGATCCTGAATATCTTGGCGGGCGACATGAGCATCGTCGGCCCTCGACCCGTCGTCCAGGAAGAGCTGGAGAGATACGGGAATGCCGCCGTGTTCTATCTCAAGTCCCGCCCCGGCCTGACCGGTCTGTGGCAGGTCAGCGGGCGCAACGACGTATCCTACGCAACGCGGGTGGCCTTCGACCGCCACTATGTCGAGACCTGGTCGCTGGCGCAGGACATCCGCATCATCGCAAAGACCGTGCCGGCCGTATGCCTGTCACGGGGAAGCTACTGA
- a CDS encoding glycosyltransferase, translated as MLHVLYLVFNLADPAVRRRVLMLKAGGASVTLAGFRRTAEAPEEIEGIRPIDLGASHDGRFAQRALAVLGAAASLGRALKDTPKPDVIVARNLEMLALARRAKALFQAGDMPVAYESLDIHRLLLRGDAVGGVLRGLERYFARDVSLLITSSPAFVRNYFAARGQVAAPVALVENKHFELQPGADGEIGAERAGPPWRIGWFGALRCSRSLRILSAFTRGEEGRFEVTLRGRPALREFEDFHGTAAAEPFLSFEGPYRNPEDLAAIYGPIHFSWVIDFFEEGQNSQWLLPNRLYEGCRFGAVPVAMRGTETARFLEERNIGIVLPEPTPQALRQAIGGMDAKRYRDLRRQVLAIDRGTWTCSRQDCLDLVARLGHLAAAPPHIAAEALA; from the coding sequence ATGCTGCATGTGCTTTACCTCGTCTTCAACCTGGCCGACCCGGCGGTTCGCCGCCGTGTCTTGATGTTGAAGGCGGGCGGGGCCAGCGTCACGCTTGCGGGCTTCCGCAGGACGGCGGAGGCTCCCGAGGAGATAGAGGGCATCCGTCCGATCGACCTCGGCGCAAGCCATGACGGCCGGTTTGCGCAGCGCGCGCTCGCGGTGCTGGGCGCCGCAGCGTCCTTGGGCAGGGCGCTCAAGGATACGCCGAAGCCTGATGTGATCGTGGCGCGCAATCTGGAGATGCTGGCGCTTGCCCGGCGGGCGAAGGCTCTTTTCCAGGCGGGCGACATGCCTGTCGCCTATGAAAGCCTCGACATTCACCGCCTGCTTCTGCGCGGCGATGCCGTGGGCGGCGTGCTGCGCGGGCTGGAGCGGTATTTCGCGCGGGACGTGAGCCTCCTCATCACGAGCTCGCCGGCCTTCGTGCGCAACTATTTCGCGGCGCGCGGCCAGGTCGCAGCCCCGGTGGCGCTCGTTGAGAACAAGCATTTCGAACTGCAGCCGGGGGCCGATGGAGAGATCGGGGCGGAACGCGCGGGCCCACCCTGGCGCATCGGATGGTTCGGCGCCCTGCGGTGCAGCCGCTCGCTCCGGATCCTGTCGGCATTCACGCGCGGGGAGGAAGGCCGTTTCGAGGTGACGCTGAGGGGGAGGCCGGCCCTTCGGGAGTTCGAGGATTTCCACGGCACGGCGGCAGCCGAGCCATTTCTGTCCTTCGAGGGGCCGTATCGCAACCCGGAGGATCTCGCCGCGATCTACGGCCCGATTCATTTCTCCTGGGTCATCGATTTTTTCGAGGAGGGGCAGAATTCGCAATGGCTCCTGCCCAACCGCCTCTATGAAGGTTGCCGTTTCGGAGCCGTTCCCGTCGCCATGCGCGGTACGGAGACCGCGCGCTTTCTTGAGGAGCGGAACATCGGCATCGTTCTCCCGGAGCCCACGCCGCAGGCTTTGCGGCAGGCGATCGGCGGTATGGATGCAAAGCGGTACCGCGACTTGCGCCGACAGGTGCTCGCGATCGACCGGGGCACATGGACCTGCAGCCGGCAGGACTGCCTGGACCTTGTTGCAAGGCTCGGCCATCTGGCGGCCGCCCCACCCCACATTGCCGCCGAGGCGCTTGCTTGA
- a CDS encoding glycosyltransferase family 2 protein — MTDHWPPSCLIIIPCLNEAAHIGPLLELLQPSARRLHARIVVVDGGSTDGTPEIVAGYARENPAVLLLENKKRLQSAAVNLAVKLLGDGVDYFIRIDAHGKYPDDYCDRLLEEAVATQADSVVVSMETVGSGLIQRAAAAAQNSKLGTGGSRHRHHTSGEWIDHGHHALMRIAAFRAVGGYDESFSHNEDAELDHRLRQAGYRIWLTARTRMTYFPRSTFRGLYLQYLGYGRGRARNILKHRVVPKLRQTAPLLILPLAALATSSFLHWILAVPFLCWAATCLVYGALLAISERDPKLLLAGPSVMIMHFAWSSGFWQQLLAAGFRRRAA, encoded by the coding sequence ATGACGGATCACTGGCCTCCCTCCTGCCTGATCATCATTCCCTGCCTGAACGAAGCCGCCCATATCGGTCCCCTGCTGGAACTCCTGCAGCCCTCCGCTCGCCGCCTCCATGCCCGGATCGTGGTCGTGGACGGCGGAAGCACCGACGGCACGCCGGAGATCGTGGCGGGCTACGCGCGGGAGAACCCGGCTGTTCTCCTTCTGGAGAACAAGAAGCGGCTGCAGAGCGCGGCGGTGAACCTTGCCGTGAAGCTCCTCGGCGACGGTGTCGATTATTTCATCCGCATCGACGCCCATGGCAAATATCCCGACGATTATTGCGACCGGCTTCTGGAAGAAGCCGTGGCGACGCAGGCGGATTCGGTCGTGGTCTCCATGGAAACGGTCGGGTCGGGCCTCATCCAGCGCGCCGCCGCCGCGGCGCAGAATTCGAAGCTGGGCACCGGCGGCTCCAGGCATCGCCATCACACCAGCGGCGAGTGGATCGATCATGGCCACCACGCGCTGATGCGCATAGCCGCCTTCCGCGCGGTGGGCGGCTACGACGAGAGCTTCAGCCACAACGAGGACGCCGAGCTCGATCACCGCCTGCGGCAGGCGGGCTACCGCATCTGGCTCACGGCCAGGACGCGGATGACCTATTTCCCGCGCTCCACTTTCAGAGGCCTGTACCTGCAATATCTGGGCTACGGCCGGGGCAGGGCGCGCAATATCCTCAAACACCGCGTCGTCCCCAAGCTCAGGCAGACGGCGCCTCTGCTGATCCTGCCCCTGGCGGCCTTGGCCACCTCGTCCTTCCTGCATTGGATCCTGGCCGTTCCATTTCTCTGCTGGGCTGCGACCTGCCTCGTCTACGGCGCGCTCCTCGCCATCAGCGAGCGCGATCCGAAGCTCCTTCTTGCC
- a CDS encoding family 16 glycosylhydrolase codes for MSLSNGIVTLGFEKRPYNNRQYSCAEIQTTARFGYGVYEARMKTDEGSGINAAFFSYTNSPHDEIDFEVLAKDTSKVSLNTYVSGKPNHGTTVDVPGGTTQFNHYAFVWEEGRLRWYVNGKLVHEATGSDLPTHPQKLMLSHWGSDTFTEWMGPFEDPGRKLIMEVDWVAYTAPGESCQFPESVACALN; via the coding sequence GTGAGCCTGTCGAATGGCATCGTGACGCTTGGATTCGAAAAGAGGCCCTACAACAACCGCCAGTACTCCTGCGCCGAAATCCAGACCACGGCGCGTTTCGGCTACGGCGTCTACGAGGCGCGGATGAAGACGGACGAGGGTTCGGGCATCAATGCGGCCTTCTTCAGCTACACGAATTCCCCCCATGACGAGATTGATTTCGAGGTGCTGGCGAAGGACACTTCGAAGGTGAGCCTCAACACCTACGTCTCCGGAAAGCCGAACCACGGCACGACCGTGGACGTGCCGGGCGGCACGACGCAATTCAACCATTATGCCTTCGTATGGGAGGAAGGACGGCTGCGCTGGTACGTCAACGGCAAGCTGGTTCACGAGGCAACGGGGAGCGACCTGCCGACCCATCCCCAGAAGCTGATGCTCAGCCATTGGGGCAGCGACACGTTCACCGAGTGGATGGGCCCTTTCGAGGATCCGGGACGGAAGCTGATCATGGAGGTGGATTGGGTTGCGTATACGGCACCCGGAGAATCGTGCCAGTTTCCCGAATCCGTTGCCTGCGCCCTGAACTGA
- a CDS encoding polysaccharide biosynthesis/export family protein, with translation MPRSNHPFMRGFPVKALLLAMLCAFTASSAAAQDQEYRLGSQDKLSIRVVEWQTVEGAFREWSAVSGQYTISASGKLSLPFVGALQATGKTTEEISETIETTLQEKFGLADKPEAAVELAEYRPFYMAGDVQTPGQYPFVPDLTVVKAISIAGGLRRDSTGSRAERDLISAQGSAEALADERLRLLVKRARIEAEQQDKSEIKVPDEIASDPKLPSILAEEKAILDTRQKKLTLQLQALDDLKELLQQEIASLEKKVATQTRQVELAKEELEGVGSLAEKGLVVNTRVLTSERNIADMESKLLDFETAILTARQDISKADQDAIELQNTATSELAVERQEVEAKLIENEIELQTQRKLMSEALAQAPAAAAGNDLPEPTITIVRSVNGKPTAILADENSAVWPGDVVKVRQELPAPLQSSVGQ, from the coding sequence TTGCCACGTTCCAATCACCCTTTCATGCGCGGCTTTCCCGTGAAGGCGCTGCTTCTCGCCATGCTCTGCGCCTTTACGGCGTCTTCCGCCGCCGCCCAGGACCAGGAATACCGCCTCGGAAGCCAGGACAAGCTCAGCATCCGTGTCGTGGAATGGCAGACGGTGGAGGGCGCGTTCCGTGAATGGTCGGCCGTCAGCGGCCAGTACACGATCAGCGCGTCCGGCAAGCTGTCCCTCCCCTTCGTGGGCGCGTTGCAGGCCACGGGCAAGACCACCGAAGAGATATCCGAGACCATCGAGACCACGCTGCAGGAAAAGTTCGGCCTGGCCGACAAGCCGGAAGCGGCGGTGGAACTGGCCGAGTACAGGCCGTTCTACATGGCCGGAGACGTGCAAACGCCCGGGCAATACCCCTTCGTGCCGGATCTGACGGTGGTGAAGGCGATCAGCATCGCAGGCGGGCTGCGGCGCGATTCGACCGGCAGCCGGGCCGAGCGCGACCTGATCAGCGCGCAGGGAAGCGCGGAAGCGCTTGCCGACGAACGGCTGCGCCTGCTCGTGAAGCGGGCACGGATCGAGGCGGAACAGCAGGACAAGTCCGAGATCAAGGTGCCCGACGAAATCGCTTCCGATCCGAAGCTGCCGAGCATCCTGGCCGAAGAGAAGGCCATCCTCGACACCCGGCAGAAGAAGCTGACACTCCAGCTTCAAGCGCTCGACGATCTCAAGGAACTGCTCCAGCAGGAGATCGCCTCGCTCGAAAAGAAAGTGGCCACGCAGACGCGGCAGGTGGAGCTTGCCAAGGAGGAACTGGAGGGTGTCGGGTCGCTTGCGGAAAAAGGCCTCGTGGTCAACACGCGGGTGCTTACCTCGGAGCGCAACATCGCCGACATGGAAAGCAAGCTGCTCGATTTCGAGACGGCGATCCTGACTGCGCGCCAGGACATCAGCAAGGCGGACCAGGACGCCATCGAGCTCCAGAACACCGCCACCTCGGAACTGGCCGTGGAGCGGCAGGAAGTGGAGGCCAAGCTGATCGAGAACGAGATCGAACTGCAGACGCAGCGCAAGCTGATGTCGGAGGCCTTGGCGCAAGCGCCGGCGGCTGCGGCGGGAAACGACCTGCCGGAACCGACGATCACCATCGTGCGCAGCGTCAACGGCAAGCCGACAGCGATCCTCGCCGACGAGAATTCGGCCGTATGGCCGGGCGATGTCGTGAAGGTGAGGCAGGAACTGCCTGCGCCTCTGCAGTCTTCCGTGGGCCAGTGA
- a CDS encoding O-antigen ligase family protein: MSALGLSQPQAASSQEGGGFRIGVAASLSFATMAVLIFEAVFGSFAALLFLCLGGLLIASRPTASLQAVLHYWYLLILPAFCILSVLWSQFPTLTLRYSVQFAITMAIAVVIANRISLTTFLRSLFIIYGIGVAGSVLFGHVRDDIGAWVGLFGSKNAFAAVICAFALTSIAVLFDRTAPRAMRLAALAGVAAAGPLLMKAQSTGAIIFVIPASAMAFAVIFSRRLSHWQKFFTGSLVICMGVAALILALQYSDLLFQNLLDASGKDVTLTGRTELWDFAMRFIREHPWLGLGYQAFWVQGYPPAELLWATFGIQARAGFNFHNTYVNNAVEIGFIGLAIQVLILYGALVRSYVLAFRAPSPESAFLASFLTLVVCGSFVEVAVFFQFSITSIIVFCAFIYTARAHARGAKRSN; the protein is encoded by the coding sequence ATGTCGGCGCTAGGCCTGTCGCAGCCGCAGGCCGCCTCCAGCCAGGAGGGAGGCGGATTCAGGATCGGCGTCGCCGCCAGCCTGAGCTTCGCCACAATGGCCGTCCTTATCTTCGAGGCGGTGTTCGGGTCGTTTGCGGCCCTTCTGTTCCTCTGTCTCGGCGGGCTGCTCATCGCCTCCAGGCCGACCGCCAGCCTGCAGGCGGTGCTGCATTACTGGTATCTCCTGATCCTTCCGGCCTTCTGCATCCTGTCCGTCCTGTGGTCGCAGTTTCCCACCCTCACGCTGCGCTATTCGGTACAGTTCGCCATCACCATGGCGATCGCCGTCGTCATCGCCAACCGGATATCGCTTACCACGTTCCTGCGCAGCCTTTTCATCATCTATGGAATCGGCGTCGCCGGCAGCGTGCTCTTCGGCCATGTGCGCGACGATATCGGCGCGTGGGTGGGGCTGTTCGGCAGCAAGAACGCCTTCGCCGCGGTGATCTGTGCGTTCGCACTCACCTCGATCGCCGTGCTCTTCGACCGCACGGCTCCACGCGCGATGCGGCTTGCCGCCCTGGCGGGCGTCGCGGCGGCCGGGCCCCTCCTGATGAAGGCCCAGTCGACGGGGGCGATCATTTTCGTCATCCCGGCCTCCGCCATGGCCTTCGCCGTCATCTTCAGCCGACGCCTCAGCCACTGGCAGAAGTTTTTCACGGGCAGCCTTGTGATCTGCATGGGTGTCGCCGCCCTCATACTCGCGCTGCAATATTCGGATCTGCTGTTCCAGAACCTGCTCGACGCCTCGGGCAAGGACGTCACACTGACGGGGCGGACGGAACTCTGGGATTTCGCGATGCGGTTCATCCGCGAGCATCCGTGGCTCGGCCTCGGCTACCAGGCCTTCTGGGTGCAGGGCTATCCGCCGGCGGAGTTGCTATGGGCGACGTTCGGGATCCAGGCCCGCGCCGGCTTCAACTTCCACAACACCTATGTGAACAACGCCGTCGAGATCGGCTTCATCGGCCTCGCCATCCAGGTCCTGATCCTCTACGGCGCGCTTGTCAGGAGCTATGTTCTGGCGTTTCGGGCCCCCTCGCCCGAGAGCGCCTTCCTGGCGTCCTTCCTGACGCTGGTCGTGTGCGGCAGCTTCGTCGAGGTGGCGGTGTTCTTCCAGTTCAGCATCACCTCGATCATCGTCTTCTGCGCCTTCATCTATACGGCGCGCGCGCACGCTCGAGGTGCAAAGAGGTCGAACTGA
- a CDS encoding polysaccharide pyruvyl transferase family protein, giving the protein MKLVYFRGHVPNFGDELNTYMWQHLLPANFLDEDESELFIGIGSILWDTFPRTARKYVMGSGYAGYTGLPDVHDGTWDIVFVRGPQTARLLGIAPEKAICDSAVLLRALQLPAPAPAFDVGFMPHFESLDRGLWEEACKLAGISLIDPRDDVEKVISQIRGARMIITEAMHGAIVADALRTPWVAVKPINPSHRAKWQDWSGALSHEVRFSDLLPSSLVEFYIGMTGGRRGAANGRVGRLGRSALARPLNKLFTHRAAAHLQRMARTEPQLSRDEHVSGVTERALAALDGFVRSRQLSSTSLHLERARAPYR; this is encoded by the coding sequence ATGAAGCTTGTTTATTTCCGTGGCCATGTGCCGAATTTCGGCGACGAACTGAACACCTATATGTGGCAGCATCTGCTGCCCGCGAACTTCCTCGACGAGGATGAGAGCGAGCTTTTCATCGGCATCGGCTCCATTCTCTGGGATACGTTTCCCCGGACCGCGCGGAAATATGTGATGGGCTCCGGCTATGCCGGTTACACCGGCCTGCCGGATGTGCATGACGGGACCTGGGACATCGTCTTCGTGCGCGGGCCGCAGACGGCGCGTTTGCTGGGCATCGCCCCGGAAAAGGCAATCTGCGATTCGGCCGTTCTCCTGCGGGCGCTCCAGCTTCCCGCACCGGCGCCGGCCTTCGATGTCGGTTTCATGCCCCATTTTGAGAGCCTCGACCGCGGCCTGTGGGAAGAGGCCTGCAAACTCGCCGGAATTTCCCTGATCGACCCGCGCGACGATGTCGAGAAGGTCATCTCGCAGATACGCGGCGCCCGCATGATCATCACGGAAGCCATGCACGGCGCGATCGTCGCCGACGCCCTGCGCACACCGTGGGTGGCCGTGAAACCGATCAATCCCAGCCATCGGGCCAAGTGGCAGGATTGGTCCGGCGCGCTCTCCCACGAGGTGCGCTTCAGCGATCTTCTTCCCTCAAGCCTGGTGGAGTTCTATATCGGGATGACCGGTGGTCGCAGGGGCGCTGCGAACGGCCGGGTAGGGCGCCTGGGCAGAAGTGCCTTGGCGCGCCCGCTGAACAAGCTCTTCACCCATCGCGCCGCCGCGCATCTGCAGCGGATGGCCAGGACCGAGCCGCAACTGAGCAGGGACGAGCATGTCTCCGGTGTGACCGAGCGCGCCCTGGCGGCGCTCGACGGCTTCGTGCGCTCGCGCCAGCTCAGTTCGACCTCTTTGCACCTCGAGCGTGCGCGCGCGCCGTATAGATGA
- a CDS encoding lipopolysaccharide biosynthesis protein produces the protein MLADGEQKPQDGSSFGHLRAGRARAAVRGVIWAGLNGFAPAVVAAGVFTLTSRYLTPAEYGLVMLAASISFFASAIAPAGFGDALIQRQDVAKRHVDAVFWLCIGTALAIYGGLLLLTPLLAKFLGQAGLLTLIPVVGLRVIFDQAAIVPGSLLARSMSFDKIALRTTVASLVSAAVCVPLLLMGYGVWALALSFVAGSIATFLASFLSVTWRPALSFSLKSLREVARYGAFASGTRTVQLLNVDQLLIGWLMGTAPLGIFGFARRIYQILNDLIAGALRAVSFTMLSSLQTEHEKLKETYLFATFASSAFSFPVFVGLALIAGDLVPLVFGSHWAEAVPALQAFCAIGLLSCIGVLQSSLITSQGKVGWWMSYQAAQQILSAVVVLALFRFGITTVVVAMAVKTLLAWPVSVGLTLRILRLGAFAYARQFVAPTVASLLMVAGVLAVRYTMPETHSVVNLAVEVLTGAVVYVAVLLAMVGRRLLRMRDLIMKRGAVPS, from the coding sequence GTGCTCGCCGACGGAGAGCAAAAGCCTCAGGACGGTTCTTCTTTCGGGCATCTGCGCGCGGGGAGGGCGCGGGCTGCCGTGCGCGGGGTCATCTGGGCAGGGCTGAACGGCTTCGCTCCCGCGGTCGTGGCGGCGGGCGTCTTCACCCTGACCTCTCGCTATCTGACACCGGCCGAATACGGCCTCGTGATGCTCGCCGCCAGCATCTCCTTCTTTGCCTCGGCCATCGCGCCGGCGGGCTTCGGCGACGCACTGATCCAGCGGCAGGACGTGGCGAAAAGGCATGTGGACGCGGTGTTCTGGCTCTGCATCGGCACTGCGCTCGCGATCTATGGCGGGCTCCTGCTGCTGACGCCGCTGCTTGCGAAATTCCTAGGCCAGGCCGGCCTCTTGACGCTCATTCCCGTCGTCGGCCTGCGCGTTATCTTCGACCAGGCCGCCATTGTTCCGGGCTCCCTGCTCGCGCGGTCTATGTCGTTCGACAAGATCGCACTGCGCACCACCGTCGCCTCGCTTGTCTCGGCGGCCGTCTGCGTGCCGCTGCTCCTCATGGGCTACGGCGTCTGGGCGTTGGCGCTCTCCTTCGTCGCGGGTTCCATCGCCACCTTCCTGGCGTCGTTTCTGTCGGTCACCTGGAGACCGGCCCTGAGCTTCAGCCTGAAATCGCTGCGCGAAGTCGCCCGCTATGGCGCCTTCGCCTCCGGCACCCGCACGGTCCAGCTGCTCAACGTGGATCAACTGCTGATCGGCTGGCTGATGGGCACCGCGCCGCTCGGCATCTTCGGATTCGCGCGGCGCATCTACCAGATCCTCAACGACCTGATCGCGGGCGCGTTGCGGGCCGTCTCCTTCACCATGCTCTCCTCGCTGCAGACGGAGCACGAAAAGCTGAAGGAGACCTATCTTTTCGCCACCTTCGCATCGTCAGCCTTTTCCTTCCCGGTTTTCGTCGGTCTCGCGCTCATCGCCGGCGATCTCGTGCCGCTCGTCTTCGGCAGCCATTGGGCGGAGGCGGTTCCGGCGCTGCAGGCCTTCTGCGCCATAGGTCTGTTGAGCTGCATCGGCGTCCTGCAGTCGTCGCTGATCACCAGCCAGGGGAAGGTCGGCTGGTGGATGAGCTATCAGGCCGCGCAACAGATCCTCTCGGCGGTGGTGGTCCTGGCGCTCTTTCGTTTCGGCATCACGACGGTGGTCGTCGCCATGGCGGTGAAGACGTTGCTCGCCTGGCCCGTTTCGGTGGGACTTACATTGCGCATCCTGCGGCTTGGCGCATTCGCCTATGCCCGCCAGTTCGTGGCGCCGACCGTGGCCTCCCTCCTGATGGTCGCGGGCGTTCTTGCCGTGCGCTACACGATGCCGGAAACCCATTCAGTCGTGAATCTGGCGGTGGAAGTGCTCACGGGGGCCGTCGTCTACGTGGCCGTTCTCCTGGCGATGGTGGGCCGGCGGCTGCTGCGCATGCGTGATCTGATCATGAAGAGAGGTGCCGTTCCCTCATGA